In one window of Helianthus annuus cultivar XRQ/B chromosome 17, HanXRQr2.0-SUNRISE, whole genome shotgun sequence DNA:
- the LOC110891481 gene encoding proteasome subunit beta type-3-A — MSIFEYNGSALVAMVGKNCFAIASDRRLGVQLQTIATDFQRIFKIHDKLFLGLSGLGSDAQTLHQRLVFRHKLYQLREERDMKPETFASLVSAMLYEKRFGPYFCQPVIAGLGEDDKPFICTMDSIGAKELAKDFVVAGTASESLYGACESMFKPDMDHEELFETISQALISSVDRDCLSGWGGHVYIVTPTEVTERILKGRMD, encoded by the exons ATGTCG ATTTTTGAGTACAATGGAAGTGCCTTGGTGGCGATGGTAGGTAAGAATTGCTTTGCAATTGCTAGTGATAGGAGGCTTGGTGTTCAGCTTCAAACTATTGCTACCGATTTCCAACGTATTTTCAAGATTCATGATAAGCTTTTCCTCGGTCTATCTGGTCTTGGTTCCGATGCTCAGACACT tcATCAGCGGCTTGTGTTTCGCCACAAGCTGTATCAGCTGAGGGAAGAAAGAGACATGAAGCCTGAAACTTTTGCTAGCCTTGTCTCTGCTATGCTGTATGAGAAAAG GTTTGGTCCTTACTTTTGCCAACCTGTGATTGCTGGATTGGGAGAGGACGACAAGCCATTTATTTGCACAATGGACTCAATTGGAGCAAA GGAGCTTGCAAAAGATTTTGTGGTGGCTGGTACTGCATCAGAGTCTCTTTATGGTGCCTGTGAGTCGATGTTCAAGCCAGATATG GATCATGAGGAGCTGTTTGAAACCATCTCCCAAGCACTTATATCATCAGTTGACCGTGATTGTTTAAGTGGTTGGGGAGGACATGTCTACATTGT CACACCGACTGAAGTGACCGAAAGAATCTTGAAAGGGAGAATGGATTGA